The DNA sequence GACGTCCTTCGGCATACCCGAGGGCGGGCTCGGGCAGGGTGCCGGGGCGGCCGCTGAGCAGGACGGTCAGGCTGCCGGTGTGCGGCAGGCCGGGCTCCGGACGGGCGCCGAGCCGGCGCAGGGCCTGGACGGCGACGGGCTCGGCGGAGCCGTGGAAGACGAACGCGCCGCCTCCGGTGCGCCGGTCGAGGGCGGCCCGGATGGGGTCTTCGACCAGCTCGTAGTGGGTGCAGCCGAGCACCACGTCGGTGACGTCGGCCGGGGTCAGCGCGGCGGCCGCGGCGACGGCCCGTACGACGGCGGCCTCGTCGCCGGCCTCGACGGCGTCGGCCAGACCCGGGCAGGGCACCTCGGTGACGCGCGCCCCGTCGGCGAAGTCGCGGATCAGGCCGCGCTGGTAGGGACTGCCGGTGGTGGCGGGGGTGGCCCAGATGGCCACGCGCCCTCCGGCGGCCGCGGCGGGCTTGATCGCCGGCACGGTCCCGATGACCGGGATCGCGGGCTCCAGTGCGGCGCGCAGCGCGGGCAGTGCGTGGACGGAAGCGGTGTTGCAGGCGACGATCAGCGCGTCCGGCCGGTGCGCGGCGGCGGCCCGCGCGACGCCGAGGGCCCGCCCGGTGAGGTCCTGCGGGGTCCTCGGACCCCAGGGCATCCCGTCGGGGTCGCAGGACAGCACCAGCTCCGCGTCCGGCCGCAGCCGTCGCATCGCGGCGGCCGCGGCGATGAGGCCGATACCGGAGTCCATGAGGGCGATCTTCACTTGGTCACCTTAATCGATCCCCCCGCCCCGCCCGGGGCAACAGGACCGCCGCTCCCCGGCCCGGAGCGGCTCCCGGCCCAACCGGGGCCGCCGAAACCCGGTGTCCCGCGGCTCCCGCGGTGCCGCTCCCGGCACACTGCCGGGATGGGTTACCTCCTCGTCGCCGCGTGCGCCTCGCTCGCCGTCTGGCTCTGGCTCGCCCTCGGCCAAGGCATGTTCTGGCGGACCGATACGCGCCTCCCGCCCCGGCACGCCCCCGCACGCTGGCCGTCCGTCGCGATCGTGGTCCCGGCCAGGGACGAGGCCGAGGTGCTGCCGCTCAGCCTGCCCTCGCTGCTGGCGCAGGACTATCCCGGCGAAGCCGAGGTCATCCTGGTCGACGACGGCAGTACGGACGGCACGGCCGCCCTCGCCCGGCGGCTCGCCGACGCGCACCCCGGGCTGCCCCTGACGGTCCTCTCCCCGGGCGAACCCGGAGCGGGCTGGACGGGCAAGCTCTGGGCCCTGCGGCACGGCATCGCGCACGCCCGCTCCGGAACCGGCGCCGGCGCCCGCCCCGGCGCGGACGGCCCGGACTCCGGCCCCGGTGCCCACCCCGGTTCCGGCCCGGGTTCCGGCCCGGGCCCCGTCCCCGACTACCTCCTCCTCACCGACGCCGACATCGCCCACGAACCCGACAGCCTGCGCGAGCTGGTCTGCGCCGCGACGGCGGGCGATCTCGACCTGGTCTCCCAGATGGCCCGGCTGCGCGCCGTCAGCGTCTGGGAGCGGCTGATCGTCCCCGCCTTCGTGTACTTCTTCGCCCAGCTCTACCCCTTCCGCTGGATCAACCGCCCCGGCGCCCGCACCGCGGCCGCCGCCGGCGGGTGCGTCCTGCTGCGCACCGAGGCGGCCGTGCGGGCCGGAGTCCCCGAGTCGATCCGGCAGGCCGTCATCGACGACGTCTCGCTCGCCCGGGCCGTCCAGCGCACCGGCGGGCGGATCTGGCTCGGGCTCGCGGAGCGGGTGGACAGCGTGCGCCCGTACAGCTCCCTCGCGGACCTGTGGCGGATGGTCTCGCGCAGCGCCTACGCGCAACTGCGCCACCGGCCGGCGCTCCTGGCCGGGACGGTGGCCGGGCTGGTCCTGGTCTACCTCGTGCCGCCGGCCGCGCTCCTCGGCGGCCTCGCCGCCGGCCGGCCCGCCGTCGCCTGGGCGGGCGGCCTGGCCTGGCTCCTGATGGCCGGCACCTACCTGCCGATGCTGCGCTACTACCGCCAGCCGGCGGTCCTCGCGCCGCTCCTCCCGCTCACCGCGCTGCTGTACCTCCTGATGACCGTCGACTCGGCCGTGCAGCACTACCGCGGACGCGGAGCGGCATGGAAAGGACGTACCTATGCCCGCCCCGGCGACGCCTGAAACCGGACTCCACCCCTCACCTTCACGTCTTCCGAGGTCAGTGGGTTGTGACGCTTCGTCAGCAAAGAGCCGGCGCATGATCCGTGCAACACCCAACCGGTGAGTACGAGTAGGAGCAAGACGGGGCGGAAGTGACCAAATCGTGCACGTGAACGTGAAGTGAAACCTGTGGCCCTGACCTGCGAATATGCAGGTCAGGGGCGGTCTTGACGGACCTCGCTATGGACCCGGTGAAGTCGTGGGCTTAACTTAGGTCCATGACCTCCCCCCGCTCCACTTATGGCGGCGGTTACTACTCCGCGCCCTCCTTCCCGGACACCCCTATCTACGACTCCCTCGTCGCCGAACGCGGGACCCCGCAGATCGCCCCGATCCGGGTCCCCGCCGCCTACGACTCGCCGAGTGCCGGCTACTCGAGCGGTGGGTACCTCCCGGCCCTCGCGTCCGCGCTCCCCGCCCTGCCGGCAGCGCTGCCGCCCGCCCGCCCGCAACAACAGCAGCCGCAGCACGCCCCGGCGTACGGGTACCCGTACCAGCAGCAGGCCGCGCCGCAGCAGATGCCGCACATGCAACAGATGCAGCAGATGCCGCAGCCCATGTCGATGCCGATGCCGCTCCAGCAGGCGCCGGTGCCGTACGTGCCGCAGCAGCCGCAGCCGTTCGCGGCCCGCACGGGCTACGCTCCGCAGCCCCAGCCGCAGCAGCCCCGTCCGGTGGCCACGGGCACCGGGTACGAGGCGATGCGCCCGGCCGCGCCGCGTCCGATGCAGGCGCAGCCCGCGCCCGTGCCGGCCGCCTCGTTCGAGGACCCGTACGGTCGCCCGTACCAGCCGCAGGGGCGCGGCTACTGACCGCTGCGCCCGGCCGGCCCTTTCCGACGAGGTCGCTGCGGAGTCCGTGAAGGCGGCTGGCAGAATTTCCCCATGGTGAAACTGCGTGTCCAGGCGCTCCACGTCCATCCCGTCAAATCGGTGGCGGGGACGGCACCCGACGAGGTGGCCGTGGAGCCCTGGGGTCTGTCCGGCGACCGCCGATGGGCGGTGGTGGACGGGGAGGGCGCGGTCATCACCCAACGCCAGCAGCCGAGGCTGGCCTTGGCGCGGGCCCGACCGCTGGGGGGCGGCGGGTTCGAGGTCTCGGCGCCGGGCATGGCGGATCTGACGGTGGAGGTCCCGGGGCGGGGTCCGCTGGAGCCGGTCATGCTCTTCGGCAAGAAGATCGAGACCGTGGCGGCGGCGCGAGCGGCCGCCGACTGGTTCACCGCGTACCTGGGCGTACCCGCGCACCTGGTGCACCTGGACGACCCGGCCGTACGACGGCCGGTGGATCCCCAGTACGCGCTGCCCGGCGAGACCGTGAGCCTCGCCGACGGCTATCCGCTGCTGATCGCCACCCTTGCCTCGCTGGACGCGCTCAACGCGCTGATCGCCCGGGGTGACCATCCGGACGAGGGTCCCCTCCCGATGAACCGGTTCCGCCCGAACGTGGTGGTGTCCGGAGGGGAGGCCTGGGCCGAGGACGGCTGGGAGCGCGTCGCGATCGGCGACGCCGTCTTCCGCGGGGCGCGCGAATGCGGACGCTGTGTCGTGACGACCACCGACCAGACGACGGCACTGCGGGGCAAGGAGCCGCTCCAGACCCTGGCCAAGCACCGGCGGATCGGGAAGTCCCTGGCCTTCGGGCGGCTGCTGGTGCCGGTGCGGCTGGGGACGCTGCGGGTCGGCGACGAGGTGCACGTCCTGGCGTGAGACCAGGCGTGAGCCCAGGCGTGAGACCAGGTGTGAGACCAAGCGTGGATCCTGGCACAGAGCCAACTCCAGGGGGCCGGTGGGACCACCCGGATTGACACCTTCGAGGGGCTCTGGCGTCCCCCTGGAACCAACCGCCACCGCCTGCCCGTTGGAGCATTCGGGACGTGAGCACCGGATCGGGTGACACACGTCTCGCGCGTCCCGGAATGCGGGTGGCCGGGGCATGCGGGAGGCTGGGACGGCAGGCAGGCGCAGACTGGCACAAGTAGGGGGAGCCGGACCGTGCGGACAGCAATGGGAGTGTGGCGCTGGCGGCGCAATCCGCTGCGCCGCCAGACGGATCTATTCGAGGCCTGGGTGGCCTTCGCGGCGCTGCTGTGCGTCCTGTTGGTGGCTCCGGCCATCGGCTGGGTGGCCGGGGTGCGGGTGGACGGCACGCTGCAGCGGGCCGTGCGCGAACAGCGGGTCGAGCGTCATCTCGTACCGGCGGTGGTGGTCCGGCCGACACCGGATCCGCTCCCCGGCGCGGCCACCGATCCCGCGGCACAGCGCCAGACCCCGCAGCGCACGCAGATCGTCGCGTCGTGGACGGCTCCCGACGGCAGCAGCCACCAGGGCACGGTGCCGGCCGCGGAGGAACCGCCGCGTCCCGGCGACCGGTTCCGGATATGGACCGATACGCACGGTCGCCTGGTCGGACAGCCCCTCGACCCGTCCTCCGCCAGTTTCCACGCGGGCATGGCGGGGCTCGCGGCGGCCCTGGGCATGGCCGCGCTGGTGGAGACGCTTCGCCGGCTGGTCGTACGAAGGCTCATGCATCGGCGGTACATCCGGCTGGACCGCGCGTGGGCCGCGGCGGGACCGGACTGGGGCCGGGCGGGCGCGGGCAGCTGACCTGGCAACTCACCGGCCCCGCGCGCGCTACGGTGGAGCGCCGGAGCGGCTGCTCCGATCGGGGCCGTCGAAACGGCCGGTCGATCGAGGTGGACGGTTCGGCGGCGCGAGCCCCGAACGACGGGGTGCGGGCACGGCGGGAAACTTACACGGCAGCACAGGTACACGGTCGGACACGCGGACGGTTCGGGCCCGCGGACGATCAGCAGGCGGCTCTACGGAACACGAGGGTGGGGGCACGACAGCACCATGGCTCAGGGCACGGTCCAGGTGACGCACGGCGGTTCCTCGCGGTGGCGTCGCCGCTCCGGTGATTATCCGACGCTGAGCGCCGCGCTGGCCGCGGCGGGCGACGGCGACGTCCTGTCCATCGCGCCCGGCACCTACCGGGAGAACCTGGTGCTGCACCACGCCGTGACCCTGCGCGGGCCGGAGGGCTCGCTGGGTTCGGTGCGGATCGCACCGCTCGACGGGGTCGCGCTGACCGTCCGCGCCTCGGCGGTCATCCAGGATCTGCACCTGGAGGGCCAGGACCCCACGGCGCCCGCGCTGCTCGTCGAGGACGGCTCCCCCGAGCTCACCGACCTGCGGGTGAGCACCCGCTCGGCGGCCGGCATCGAGGTCCGCGGGAGCGGCGCCCGACCCCTGGTCCGGCGCTGCACGGTGGAGAACACGGCCGGAATCGGCATCGCCGTACTGGACGGCGGCGGCGGGGTGTTCGCCGACTGCGAGGTCGTGGCCGCCGGCCAGACCGGGGTCTCCGTGCGCGGCGGCGGCCGCCCCCGGCTGGAGCGCTGCCGGATCCACCACGCCACGGGCGCCGGCATCGCCGTGACGGGCGACGGCTCGGGCCTGGAGGCGCTGGGCTGCGAGGTCTACGAAATCAAGGGCGCCGGGGTGCAGATCGCCGCGCGGGCCACGGCCGTGCTCACCGACTGCGCGGTCCACCGCACCTCCGCCGACGGGGTCACCCTCGACACCGACGCCGTCCTCACGCTCGCCGGCTGCGACATCCACGACATCCCGGAGAACGCGGTGGACCTGCGCTCGCGCTCCGTGCTCACGCTCAGCCGCACGACCGTCCGCCGCTTCGGCCGCAACGGCCTGTCCGTGTGGGATCCGGGCACCCGCGTCGTCGCCGACTCCTGCGAGATCCACGACAGCACCGGCGACTATCCGGCCGTCTGGATCAGCGACGGGGCCGCGGTCTCGCTGGACTCCTGCCGGGTGCACGACGTACCGGACGCCCTGTTCGTGCTGGACCGGGGTTCGCGGGTGGACGTCGTGGACAGCGACATCTCCCAAGTGCGCAACACCGCCGTCTCGGTGAGCGACGGGGCGACGGCCCAGCTGGACGACTGCCGGATCCGGGAGGCGGCCACGGGGGCCTGGTTCCGCGACCACGGCAGCGGCGGCACGCTCGCCAACTGCACCATCGACTCCGTCCAGACCGGCGTCATCGTCACCAAGGGCGCGGATCCCACGCTGGAGCGGTGCACGGTCAGCTCCCCCGCCGAAGCCGGGTTCTACGTGTCGGCGGGCGGTCGCGGCGCCTTCACGGCGTGCCGGGTCACGGGCAGCGCGGGCTTCGGTTTCCACGTCATCGACGGCTGCCGGACCTCCCTGCACCGCTGCCACACCGAGCGGTGCGCGCGCGGGGGCTACGAGTTCGCGGAGGACGGCCCGGTCGCCGAGGACTGCACGAGCGACGAATCCGGACCGCGCCTCGCCGCCCGGTCCGCCTCCGGCGTGGGCGCCGGCTCGGGTGCGGGGGCGGCGGCCGGGGAGCGTACGGGGATCCGTACGGTATCGGCCGCGGCGAGCCCCGTGGCGGCGGGCACGGCCGAGCGGGTACCGGCCCAGCGGCCGGCCGACGAGACGGAAGCCTCGGCGAGCGGGCAGTCCGCGGTTCGCGGTTCGGTCGAGGTGCTGGGGCACCTCGACGCTCTCGTGGGGCTGGACAGCGTCAAACGCGAGGTCCGTGCGCTGACCGACATGATCGAGGTGGGCCGGCGCCGGCAACTGGCGGGGCTCAAGGCCGCCTCGGTCCGCCGCCACCTGGTCTTCACCGGCTCCCCCGGCACCGGCAAGACCACCGTGGCCCGGCTGTACGGGGAGATCCTGGCCTCCCTGGGGGTCCTGGAGCGCGGCCACCTCGTGGAGGTGTCCCGCGTCGACCTGGTCGGCGAGCACATCGGGTCCACCGCGATCCGCACCCAGGAGGCCTTCGACCGGGCGCGCGGCGGGGTGCTGTTCATCGACGAGGCGTACGCGCTGGCGCCCGAGGACTCGGGCCGCGACTTCGGACGCGAGGCGATCGACACGCTGGTGAAGCTGATGGAGGACCACCGGGACGCGGTGGTGGTGATCGTCGCCGGGTACACGGCGGAGATGGACCGCTTCCTCACCGTGAACCCGGGGGTGGCCTCCCGCTTCTCCCGGACCATCACCTTCGGGGACTACGGGCCCGGGGAACTACTGCGGATCGTGGAACAGCAGGCCGAGGAGCACGAGTACCTGCTCGGCGAGAAGACCGCCGACGCCCTGCTGACGTACTTCACCGACCTGCCCAAGGGGCCCGCCTTCGGCAACGGCCGCACCGCGCGCCAGACCTTCGAGTCGATGGTCGAGCGGCACGCGGGGCGGGTCGCGCAGCTGTCGGAGCCGAGCAAGGACGATCTCACCCTGCTCTACCCGGCGGACCTTCCGGAGCTCTGACAGCAGGCCCGCTCAGGCACAGGTACAGGTACAGGCGTACCGGAGCCCCTCACAGGTCCCGGCGCATGCACACCCGGGGCCAGCGGGCGAGCCCGTGCACGGCCTCGCGGTCGCGGATGTCCCGCAGGCCGGGGCCGAGGCCGCCCTCGTCCAGGGTGCGGAAGCCGCAGC is a window from the Streptomyces sp. NBC_01244 genome containing:
- a CDS encoding glycosyltransferase, whose amino-acid sequence is MGYLLVAACASLAVWLWLALGQGMFWRTDTRLPPRHAPARWPSVAIVVPARDEAEVLPLSLPSLLAQDYPGEAEVILVDDGSTDGTAALARRLADAHPGLPLTVLSPGEPGAGWTGKLWALRHGIAHARSGTGAGARPGADGPDSGPGAHPGSGPGSGPGPVPDYLLLTDADIAHEPDSLRELVCAATAGDLDLVSQMARLRAVSVWERLIVPAFVYFFAQLYPFRWINRPGARTAAAAGGCVLLRTEAAVRAGVPESIRQAVIDDVSLARAVQRTGGRIWLGLAERVDSVRPYSSLADLWRMVSRSAYAQLRHRPALLAGTVAGLVLVYLVPPAALLGGLAAGRPAVAWAGGLAWLLMAGTYLPMLRYYRQPAVLAPLLPLTALLYLLMTVDSAVQHYRGRGAAWKGRTYARPGDA
- a CDS encoding MOSC domain-containing protein; this encodes MVKLRVQALHVHPVKSVAGTAPDEVAVEPWGLSGDRRWAVVDGEGAVITQRQQPRLALARARPLGGGGFEVSAPGMADLTVEVPGRGPLEPVMLFGKKIETVAAARAAADWFTAYLGVPAHLVHLDDPAVRRPVDPQYALPGETVSLADGYPLLIATLASLDALNALIARGDHPDEGPLPMNRFRPNVVVSGGEAWAEDGWERVAIGDAVFRGARECGRCVVTTTDQTTALRGKEPLQTLAKHRRIGKSLAFGRLLVPVRLGTLRVGDEVHVLA
- a CDS encoding Rv1733c family protein; translation: MRTAMGVWRWRRNPLRRQTDLFEAWVAFAALLCVLLVAPAIGWVAGVRVDGTLQRAVREQRVERHLVPAVVVRPTPDPLPGAATDPAAQRQTPQRTQIVASWTAPDGSSHQGTVPAAEEPPRPGDRFRIWTDTHGRLVGQPLDPSSASFHAGMAGLAAALGMAALVETLRRLVVRRLMHRRYIRLDRAWAAAGPDWGRAGAGS
- a CDS encoding right-handed parallel beta-helix repeat-containing protein — protein: MAQGTVQVTHGGSSRWRRRSGDYPTLSAALAAAGDGDVLSIAPGTYRENLVLHHAVTLRGPEGSLGSVRIAPLDGVALTVRASAVIQDLHLEGQDPTAPALLVEDGSPELTDLRVSTRSAAGIEVRGSGARPLVRRCTVENTAGIGIAVLDGGGGVFADCEVVAAGQTGVSVRGGGRPRLERCRIHHATGAGIAVTGDGSGLEALGCEVYEIKGAGVQIAARATAVLTDCAVHRTSADGVTLDTDAVLTLAGCDIHDIPENAVDLRSRSVLTLSRTTVRRFGRNGLSVWDPGTRVVADSCEIHDSTGDYPAVWISDGAAVSLDSCRVHDVPDALFVLDRGSRVDVVDSDISQVRNTAVSVSDGATAQLDDCRIREAATGAWFRDHGSGGTLANCTIDSVQTGVIVTKGADPTLERCTVSSPAEAGFYVSAGGRGAFTACRVTGSAGFGFHVIDGCRTSLHRCHTERCARGGYEFAEDGPVAEDCTSDESGPRLAARSASGVGAGSGAGAAAGERTGIRTVSAAASPVAAGTAERVPAQRPADETEASASGQSAVRGSVEVLGHLDALVGLDSVKREVRALTDMIEVGRRRQLAGLKAASVRRHLVFTGSPGTGKTTVARLYGEILASLGVLERGHLVEVSRVDLVGEHIGSTAIRTQEAFDRARGGVLFIDEAYALAPEDSGRDFGREAIDTLVKLMEDHRDAVVVIVAGYTAEMDRFLTVNPGVASRFSRTITFGDYGPGELLRIVEQQAEEHEYLLGEKTADALLTYFTDLPKGPAFGNGRTARQTFESMVERHAGRVAQLSEPSKDDLTLLYPADLPEL
- a CDS encoding glutamate racemase, giving the protein MKIALMDSGIGLIAAAAAMRRLRPDAELVLSCDPDGMPWGPRTPQDLTGRALGVARAAAAHRPDALIVACNTASVHALPALRAALEPAIPVIGTVPAIKPAAAAGGRVAIWATPATTGSPYQRGLIRDFADGARVTEVPCPGLADAVEAGDEAAVVRAVAAAAALTPADVTDVVLGCTHYELVEDPIRAALDRRTGGGAFVFHGSAEPVAVQALRRLGARPEPGLPHTGSLTVLLSGRPGTLPEPALGYAEGRLLAGRSAIVGGSLQG
- a CDS encoding DUF6643 family protein; the encoded protein is MTSPRSTYGGGYYSAPSFPDTPIYDSLVAERGTPQIAPIRVPAAYDSPSAGYSSGGYLPALASALPALPAALPPARPQQQQPQHAPAYGYPYQQQAAPQQMPHMQQMQQMPQPMSMPMPLQQAPVPYVPQQPQPFAARTGYAPQPQPQQPRPVATGTGYEAMRPAAPRPMQAQPAPVPAASFEDPYGRPYQPQGRGY